A section of the Rubritalea squalenifaciens DSM 18772 genome encodes:
- a CDS encoding AraC family transcriptional regulator, with protein MPNKYREEFLSQLATPIIGERLFAQVPDILFCIKNRDHRYIAANRAFADRLNLKSVNDIIGKTAYDLFPKHLADIYRDQDNIVYETGNDIIDRVELVTNSKGGIGWYLASKFPLEGKDGNIIGIASISRDLQTPCDEDLKFAGLFRTVEYIHKHYSDDLKIAEMAAKINLSVTQLDRRMRKVFKLTTSQFIRKTRLEAAARLLTTSKKPIAQVAQECGYSDQSAFTRQFHATVGLAPGAYRTSSSSASTSKIKK; from the coding sequence ATGCCGAATAAATACAGAGAAGAGTTCCTATCCCAACTAGCCACTCCCATCATCGGAGAAAGACTATTTGCACAAGTTCCTGATATTCTGTTCTGTATAAAAAATAGAGATCATCGCTACATTGCGGCAAATAGGGCCTTCGCAGACCGGCTCAACCTCAAATCTGTGAATGATATCATTGGCAAGACCGCCTATGACCTGTTTCCGAAGCACTTGGCAGATATTTACCGCGACCAGGACAATATCGTCTATGAGACGGGAAATGATATCATTGACCGCGTGGAACTCGTCACGAATAGCAAAGGCGGAATCGGTTGGTACCTAGCCAGCAAGTTCCCTCTGGAAGGCAAAGATGGCAATATCATTGGCATCGCATCCATTTCACGTGACCTGCAGACTCCCTGTGACGAAGACCTCAAATTCGCAGGCCTCTTCAGAACAGTGGAGTATATTCACAAACATTACTCCGACGACCTGAAGATCGCTGAAATGGCCGCGAAGATAAACCTCTCCGTTACACAGCTGGACAGACGCATGCGCAAGGTCTTCAAGTTAACCACTTCTCAGTTCATTCGTAAAACTAGACTGGAAGCCGCAGCACGTTTGCTTACGACTTCAAAAAAGCCCATCGCTCAAGTTGCACAAGAATGCGGCTATAGCGATCAGTCTGCATTCACACGACAATTTCATGCTACAGTAGGTCTAGCCCCTGGTGCCTACAGAACTTCATCCTCCTCGGCCAGCACGAGTAAGATCAAGAAATAA
- a CDS encoding proline dehydrogenase family protein, with the protein MTISSASVMLEGAEQEMLSNVDVAKSIDKVDSAHMSISSVSELLETVKQGQPNDNEMANAAVQLAELILKNANKRQKLSEKYQAWKMARMMNDPRGKALTLAMADQVFRPANHARSANQMRYLIEEYGIPEYLPIHEQIAMRIGATVSQVAPDIVMPAVTTKMRAESDQVILPSEDAKLKPHLAKRKKQSTRMNINQLGEAILGEEEAAHRMQQVIDRLKSPDCEYISVKISAIFSQINLVAYDYTLEEIKKRLRELYRVAKEHTFVREDGSESPKFVNLDMEEYRDLRLTCDAFCQVLDEEEFQQIRAGIVLQAYLPDSFKVQQSLTEWAKKRVSEGMASIKVRIVKGANLAMETVDASVHDWPLATYYSKKEVDANFKRMVHYGCEPENAKAVQLGIASHNLFEVSYSMLVRAKMGVEEYVEFEMLEGMANHQARAVQDFAGGLLRYAPVVKKEDFHSAISYLVRRLDENTHEENFLHDIFGMTPGGQKWNKQKKMFLDAHAIKDEVKDTPNRVQDRNSETFEVDYEAEFENSPDTDWSLLHNQRWIMAKIDEVKAKKIATIPLQIGGEEVLRDTVGIGVDPSKNEKLYEYSLADADDVQKALDVAEQAQPAWEARSIEERAKILKDVAVEIGKCRGESIAIMVMEAGKAAPEGDAEVSEAIDFATYYADSLSWDGMFDGTQIKALGTVVITPPWNFPYAIPCGGVLAALMAGNTVIMKPAPESTLTAWVMVQQLWRAGVPRDVLQFLPCPDNEIGRSLVSSDRVGAVVLTGAYETGRLFQGWKPKMRLYAETSGKNSLIITNAADPDQAIKDLVKSAFNHSGQKCSAASLAIIEADVYDNPAFIRQLRDAAASLRVGQSWDPSSIVTPVMVEPETSLYKALTTLEEGEEWLLEPVNLEGNPRLWSPGIKLGVKPGSWYHRTECFGPVLGLIRAKNLEDAIRIQNDSSFGLTGGIHTLDDREIKIWRERVEVGNAYINRPITGAIVRRQPFGGWKNSCFGPGAKAGGPNYVSIFGTWTQEEVPTQLAKPSSEVASLLVQLSNEFSTEKGLLESAAGSFAKWWNEEYSIEHDPTGLHGETNHFRYVPLTRALLRADKMSDIEIAIAMLAAKTAGVEMDISLNESKGWVSQFAAGTVTVESEDQLINRLPASVKVDGEIYYSSLRAPGASEELYRAANDTALQLIDWDVLANGRVELMHFFREQSISECTHRYGNIIPKADSF; encoded by the coding sequence ATGACGATTTCTTCTGCAAGTGTAATGTTGGAAGGTGCTGAGCAAGAAATGCTTAGCAATGTTGACGTGGCAAAATCTATCGATAAGGTGGATAGTGCTCATATGTCTATTTCTTCCGTAAGCGAGCTTCTGGAAACAGTGAAGCAAGGCCAACCTAATGATAATGAAATGGCTAATGCTGCTGTACAGCTTGCAGAGCTTATTTTGAAGAATGCCAATAAACGTCAAAAGCTTTCTGAGAAGTATCAGGCCTGGAAAATGGCGCGTATGATGAATGACCCACGTGGTAAGGCTTTGACCTTGGCCATGGCTGATCAGGTGTTCCGTCCTGCGAATCATGCCCGTTCTGCCAACCAGATGCGCTATCTTATCGAGGAATATGGTATTCCAGAGTATTTGCCTATCCATGAGCAGATCGCTATGCGTATTGGCGCCACCGTGTCACAGGTGGCTCCTGATATCGTGATGCCTGCCGTCACCACTAAAATGCGTGCAGAGAGTGATCAGGTGATTCTTCCCAGTGAAGATGCCAAGCTGAAGCCACACTTGGCGAAGCGCAAGAAGCAGTCGACTCGTATGAATATCAACCAGCTCGGTGAAGCTATTCTTGGTGAAGAGGAGGCGGCCCATCGCATGCAGCAAGTCATCGATCGACTTAAGAGTCCTGATTGCGAGTACATTTCTGTCAAAATTTCTGCGATCTTCTCACAGATCAATCTCGTAGCCTATGACTACACACTTGAGGAAATCAAGAAGCGCCTGAGAGAGCTTTACCGTGTGGCTAAAGAGCACACCTTTGTGCGTGAAGATGGTTCTGAGTCACCAAAGTTTGTGAACCTCGATATGGAAGAATATCGTGACCTTCGGCTTACATGTGATGCCTTCTGCCAAGTACTCGATGAAGAGGAATTCCAGCAGATACGTGCAGGTATTGTGCTACAGGCCTATCTTCCGGATTCTTTTAAAGTTCAGCAGAGCCTCACTGAGTGGGCGAAGAAGCGTGTCAGTGAAGGCATGGCATCCATCAAGGTACGTATCGTTAAGGGAGCTAACCTGGCGATGGAAACTGTGGACGCCAGTGTTCATGACTGGCCACTTGCCACCTACTACAGCAAGAAAGAGGTGGATGCGAACTTCAAGCGCATGGTGCACTATGGATGTGAGCCGGAAAACGCCAAGGCCGTACAGCTTGGTATTGCATCTCATAATCTATTTGAAGTTTCCTACTCCATGCTGGTTCGCGCCAAGATGGGTGTAGAGGAATATGTGGAGTTTGAAATGCTCGAGGGCATGGCGAACCATCAGGCGCGTGCTGTCCAGGATTTCGCAGGAGGCCTACTTCGCTATGCTCCAGTCGTGAAGAAGGAAGATTTCCACTCAGCGATTTCCTATCTCGTACGTCGACTTGATGAAAACACACACGAGGAAAACTTCCTTCACGATATCTTTGGAATGACTCCTGGTGGCCAGAAGTGGAATAAGCAGAAGAAAATGTTCCTTGATGCACACGCCATCAAGGACGAGGTGAAAGATACTCCAAACCGTGTTCAGGACAGGAACTCAGAGACATTCGAGGTTGATTACGAAGCTGAATTCGAAAACAGCCCAGATACTGACTGGTCCCTGCTGCACAATCAACGCTGGATCATGGCCAAGATTGATGAAGTCAAAGCCAAGAAGATCGCGACCATTCCTCTGCAGATCGGTGGTGAGGAGGTACTGCGCGACACTGTAGGTATCGGTGTTGATCCATCCAAGAACGAAAAACTTTACGAATACTCATTGGCTGATGCTGATGATGTTCAGAAGGCACTTGATGTTGCAGAGCAAGCCCAGCCCGCTTGGGAGGCTCGCAGTATCGAAGAGCGTGCGAAGATTCTCAAAGATGTGGCTGTTGAAATCGGTAAATGCCGCGGTGAATCCATTGCCATCATGGTGATGGAGGCAGGCAAGGCAGCTCCGGAAGGTGATGCCGAAGTCAGTGAGGCGATCGACTTCGCCACCTACTATGCAGACAGCCTCAGCTGGGATGGCATGTTCGACGGTACTCAGATCAAAGCTCTTGGTACAGTAGTCATCACACCACCATGGAATTTCCCTTATGCGATCCCTTGCGGTGGTGTACTGGCCGCTCTCATGGCTGGTAATACTGTCATCATGAAGCCCGCTCCTGAGTCCACTCTCACTGCTTGGGTGATGGTTCAGCAACTCTGGAGAGCTGGTGTTCCTCGTGACGTGCTGCAGTTCCTGCCATGCCCGGACAATGAGATTGGACGAAGCCTGGTGTCGAGTGATCGTGTGGGGGCAGTTGTCCTCACCGGTGCCTATGAAACTGGACGCCTGTTCCAGGGGTGGAAGCCAAAGATGAGATTGTATGCCGAGACTTCTGGTAAGAACTCACTCATCATTACGAATGCTGCCGATCCAGACCAAGCTATTAAGGATCTGGTGAAGAGCGCTTTTAACCATTCTGGGCAGAAGTGCTCTGCGGCCTCACTAGCAATCATCGAGGCAGATGTTTACGACAATCCTGCATTCATTCGACAACTGCGTGACGCAGCCGCCAGCTTGAGAGTAGGGCAGTCGTGGGATCCTTCATCTATTGTTACACCAGTGATGGTCGAGCCGGAGACTAGCCTCTACAAAGCACTAACCACGCTGGAGGAGGGTGAAGAGTGGTTACTTGAGCCCGTTAACCTTGAAGGCAATCCTCGTCTCTGGAGTCCAGGTATCAAACTAGGTGTTAAGCCTGGAAGCTGGTATCATCGCACAGAGTGCTTCGGGCCGGTTCTCGGGTTGATCAGAGCCAAGAACCTCGAAGATGCAATCCGTATCCAGAATGATTCAAGTTTCGGCCTTACAGGTGGAATACACACACTGGATGACCGTGAGATCAAGATCTGGCGTGAGCGTGTGGAAGTCGGCAATGCTTATATCAACCGCCCGATTACGGGAGCCATTGTGCGTCGTCAGCCGTTTGGTGGTTGGAAGAATTCTTGCTTTGGTCCTGGCGCCAAGGCTGGTGGTCCTAACTACGTATCCATCTTCGGTACCTGGACTCAGGAGGAAGTTCCTACTCAGCTTGCTAAGCCGAGCTCCGAGGTAGCATCATTGCTGGTTCAGCTCAGTAACGAATTCTCCACAGAGAAAGGCTTGCTGGAGAGTGCCGCAGGTAGCTTCGCAAAATGGTGGAATGAAGAATATTCCATCGAGCATGATCCTACCGGCCTCCATGGAGAGACAAACCACTTCCGTTACGTGCCTCTGACTCGTGCTCTTCTGCGTGCAGACAAGATGAGTGATATTGAGATCGCTATCGCCATGCTGGCAGCTAAAACAGCAGGTGTAGAGATGGATATCTCACTGAATGAGTCAAAGGGCTGGGTAAGCCAGTTCGCCGCGGGTACTGTCACAGTGGAAAGCGAGGATCAACTGATCAATCGTCTACCCGCAAGTGTGAAGGTGGATGGTGAGATCTATTACAGTAGCCTTCGCGCACCAGGAGCTAGTGAAGAGCTCTACCGTGCAGCCAATGACACAGCCTTACAGCTGATTGATTGGGATGTTTTGGCCAATGGTCGAGTGGAGCTGATGCACTTCTTCAGAGAGCAGTCGATTTCTGAGTGTACACATCGCTATGGAAACATCATACCTAAAGCTGACAGTTTCTAA